The region TTCGTCTGTTTCGTCAGTTGACACTTGTAGAAGTTTCTTTTTAGGTGAAGAGATGAGATTATTCtctttctccctcccaatcgcagattccggttctccctccgaacctaataactggttattggaatgtgtctgcgattgcaagctcatctcatcttcttcgcttatcgttgctcTGCAACAATAAACTTCGTACTGATTTTCAGTTTCAGTTTCATCGGAAGTCTGCTTTCTCACTTTGAAGTTTAGAATCCAGTTCGGTTTTTCATACTGTCCCTCTAAAACAATCTCATTATTAACCTTGTTGTAAACTCTAAGAACTTTGTTATCTAGGTAAATCTTGAACCCAGAGTCTGCAAGTTTACGTAAGGAAAGCAAATTCTCAGAAACATCTTTGGCTGCAAATACATTTTGCAATTTCATCGTTTTCTCACCTCTAAAATCTGAATCCAAGATTAACTCACCTTTACCATCGAttacaatatctgctatctcctTTTTATTAGCACTCTTTATACTCgtattttgacatctctcaaaatttctcaaaatcagACTATCATTTACGATATGGTGTGTTGCTCCAGAATCTGCAATGAAGGTAATGGTTCGACTGAGCTTACCTGTTTTGTTTTTGGGTTCTCTCGACTctatacttccaacccttcttgccttgACATGAACATCTTTGACGAGTCTTCCGTTTCCTCTCATTCTCCTCTGGCCTATGTGGCCCTGTCTCGTAGTCCTCGTCTTCGTGTTGAAGCTTGACTTGATTAACCTGCCTCTACTCGATCCTCTGAATTTAACAGGCCTAGTCTTGTTCGTATTACTGTTGTTAGGGCAATCCTCCTTCTTATGGCTCTTGATTTCCCCACAGCCGAAGCAGTACCATTTATTTTGTTGCCTCAGATTGCACTCTGTTGACCAGTGTCCCTCTTCGTTGCAGCGGAagcatttcaatttttgtaccCGTTGAATTGTTGGGATCTCCTTTTTAATCTCAGACCTCTTCTCAGCCTCTAATCGAGAGATGAAAGTCTTGATCTCATCTAGGGTCATTTCTTGATTTGAGGTCTGTCTCCGGATCAGATCTGCATTTCTTAGTTCGGGTGTGACTGGTGATACAGCCTGGTAAAAAGCAGATCTCATCTCTTGGGCGGTGAGCTCGATCACATCCTCGCACGCTTCATATTCTATCACTATTGAGTCAAATCTTTCGCAGAAATCATCTACTGTTTCGTGTCTCTCCATTTTGATGGAGTACAAGCGAGATCTTACTGAAGTGTGCGTCACATTCGATTCGCACTTCCTGGAGGACctcaaaattttaattatctCAACAGGATctcggatattgagaattttcttATGGTAGTTCTCGTCAATCCTGTTGATGATTATATCTCGTACCCAATTGCTTCTTTTAGATTTGTTTGCCTCTGACCAAGTGTGGTCActcgtacttggctctatgacATCCAACAAATCATTTGTCAAAAGCTCGGATCTCAGACTGTCGATCCAGATctcaaaatttgcatttttcttGAGCTTATATTCCCTCTTAATACTCATCTTGTTGCTAAGCAGCTCTTGCTCCGACAAGTCTCTCGATCCTTCTTCCTGGTTTGAGCTGTTGTCCACAGAAGTTTTTGCCCTTTTTGCCGCGGTCCCATTGTCTTCCGTGGTTTTTCTTTTTGGGGCTTGAGCTTCCGCTTGAACAAGGTTCCTGTTCTTTTCTTCGATAATTTTGAGACGGGTTTTCTCTGCTTCCAGATTGTTTTGTGATAGCTGTGTTAGAGCCTGTACCATTTGTCTAGCACTGTTCATCACTTCCTTCAATATAATGGAGGACTCTAGTAATTGATCAGCCATCACTTTATTCCTCTTGGCCACCTCTTTAGTCCTATTCTCTAACAATCTCAGCCGTTCTCCAGCAGcttgaattgttatattttctaCTAGGttaatttcattgttttgtCCTACATTTTCGGATCCCTCTGTAACATGGATTTGTTTTATAAACCTGGGTTCTCTCACACTCTACATCTCTAAAATTAACctctaaaaaaatattctcacaactctaaatctctaaaatttaataaaaattattctcataacactagttacctctgtaacatgaattaatttttatatacctgggttttctaatactcttatattctcataactctactttttttgttttataaaccTGGGTTCTCTCACACTCTACATCTCTAAAATTAACctctaaaaaaatattctcacaactctaaatctctaaaatttaataaaaattattctcataacactagttacctctgtaacatgaattaatttttatatacctgggttttctaatactcttatattctcataactctactctctctattgtcgacaatttctcctctctcaaatctctaatatctcaaaaggggtcaattctctaaaatatttcatttagtctCTTAAGTATCACTCATTGATACTGCTCTAATCAAGTAAAATCAAGTAAATGGCAACTATTAATCTCAGAAGAAACTTACGTTGGTTCTGccaattctctctttcctcgttATGTATGAACCCTCTGTGTTCTGCACTTATGGAAGTGCTGGAATCTGAATCACTATCATACTCCACCAATGGGTTTCCTTGATTTTctttggctgccatctatttcaggttttatgaaacaaaaatatttatatcatgtatttcaagcaatttttgtgaattatatgctctcttagtacatcTAATATTTTCTACTACCAGGTATAGGATATAAAATTAtgtttcgtgcttctgaattgtctcagacgcacagcaatctaatacaattcgaaacaggctatgaagttttcaaaatatcaccaCCTCATATATATACACCTTACTACAaaaagcggtatcacgcactgcaatgaatacctgttgagttaggtatggccattgtaCAGATACGGGGTGAATACTTGAATTCTATAATAaccctagcttacaaacaaacaacacagcacagcaagcattgtatgagagaagccctgaaatattgattatcactaatcttaccatactgcagtttttgtagtttagtgaaataaatagttCCCCAAAATTTTATCAGGCATTATGAATATATATACTTTCAAAATATCTACATCTCTGGCTTATGTATGTGGAAtgtgaaacatccaattttacatTACCAAACCTCTAGGTGCTGTAGgtatgtagaatcttcaaatctaAAACAGACAGTATGTTAGCAAAATCACTATAGTAAAACTAAAGTTCAACCTCtgaatctaaatctataaatcatgtgtatagtaaaatatctcatttctctaatagaaaggtaaacacattatttccaaatacaatatatactgtataacaggaattctctatttcaggaatgaatatgaaataattcatttccattcactgaactaaataaaatatcttgtattgtaattttgttgaaattcaactcACCTCAATATTTATCTCGTGTGTACAGAACAGTTGTTTACCTCGTTGCGCAGTTTAAAGCGTGCACTGAGCCTATAACCTATTGGAATATATTTAAGGTATATAAGATACTAATACACAGTTGttgatattaatcgtttattaGTAGTCTCTAAGCAAGCTCTGTACAGAAGAGAAGTTTTGAAGGACTTGCTAACTCAGGTTATATCGCTGACATTTGCTCTCGATCATTGAAGGTCTTTCTTGTTCTTCCTCTCGATGGCCTCGTAACTCGCTTGAGCGCTAGCAGCGCTACGGTCGTGAGATGAAGTA is a window of Harmonia axyridis chromosome 2, icHarAxyr1.1, whole genome shotgun sequence DNA encoding:
- the LOC123673351 gene encoding uncharacterized protein LOC123673351, which translates into the protein MADQLLESSIILKEVMNSARQMVQALTQLSQNNLEAEKTRLKIIEEKNRNLVQAEAQAPKRKTTEDNGTAAKRAKTSVDNSSNQEEGSRDLSEQELLSNKMSIKREYKLKKNANFEIWIDSLRSELLTNDLLDVIEPSTSDHTWSEANKSKRSNWVRDIIINRIDENYHKKILNIRDPVEIIKILRSSRKCESNVTHTSVRSRLYSIKMERHETVDDFCERFDSIVIEYEACEDVIELTAQEMRSAFYQAVSPVTPELRNADLIRRQTSNQEMTLDEIKTFISRLEAEKRSEIKKEIPTIQRVQKLKCFRCNEEGHWSTECNLRQQNKWYCFGCGEIKSHKKEDCPNNSNTNKTRPVKFRGSSRGRLIKSSFNTKTRTTRQGHIGQRRMRGNGRLVKDVHVKARRVGSIESREPKNKTGKLSRTITFIADSGATHHIVNDSLILRNFERCQNTSIKSANKKEIADIVIDGKGELILDSDFRGEKTMKLQNVFAAKDVSENLLSLRKLADSGFKIYLDNKVLRVYNKVNNEIVLEGQYEKPNWILNFKSNDKRRR